One window of the Methyloceanibacter stevinii genome contains the following:
- a CDS encoding gene transfer agent family protein, with protein sequence MVNTHRGEIEAVLDGKTYRLCLTLGALAELEHAFGEDDMLAVAERFEAGRIAAADAIRMIGAGLRGAGYEIGDEAVGAMRAPGGAAGFVDIVARLLAATFTAARDGSLPEHMEPTGPLDIEAA encoded by the coding sequence ATGGTCAACACACATCGCGGCGAGATCGAAGCGGTCCTCGACGGCAAGACCTACCGGCTGTGCCTGACGCTCGGCGCGCTGGCGGAGCTGGAGCACGCGTTCGGCGAGGACGACATGCTGGCCGTGGCCGAGCGCTTCGAAGCGGGGCGCATCGCGGCGGCCGATGCGATCCGGATGATCGGCGCTGGCCTGCGCGGCGCGGGCTACGAGATTGGTGACGAAGCCGTCGGCGCCATGCGCGCGCCGGGCGGCGCTGCTGGATTCGTCGACATCGTCGCGCGGCTGCTGGCGGCGACGTTCACGGCGGCGCGGGACGGCAGCCTGCCCGAGCACATGGAGCCAACTGGCCCTTTGGACATAGAGGCGGCGTAG
- a CDS encoding phage major tail protein, TP901-1 family has product MTAQKGKDLLLKVDSDGGGTFVTVGGLRARSLAFNAATVDATDQESAGRWRELLAGAGLKTARLSGSGIFKDAASDETLRQYFFDGTVRDWQVIVPDFGTIAGPFQIVTLEYGGRHDGEVSFELGLESAGALAFTAA; this is encoded by the coding sequence ATGACGGCGCAGAAGGGCAAGGATCTCTTATTGAAAGTGGACTCAGACGGCGGCGGCACGTTCGTCACCGTGGGCGGTTTGCGGGCGCGATCGCTCGCGTTCAACGCTGCCACGGTGGACGCCACCGATCAGGAGAGCGCCGGGCGCTGGCGCGAACTTCTGGCGGGCGCCGGCCTCAAGACTGCGCGGCTCAGCGGCAGCGGCATTTTCAAGGACGCCGCCTCGGACGAGACGCTGCGGCAATACTTCTTCGACGGTACGGTGCGCGACTGGCAGGTGATCGTGCCCGATTTCGGCACGATCGCAGGCCCGTTCCAGATCGTGACTCTGGAATATGGCGGACGCCACGACGGCGAGGTGAGCTTCGAGCTCGGCCTCGAATCCGCCGGCGCGCTCGCCTTCACCGCGGCGTAG